TCTCCTCGCCGCGCTCGCAGCCCTCGGCCTTCCCGCCGCCGACGCCCCCGACCCCGCCCACCGACGCCCACCGAGGGACCAACCAGGAAAGAGGTAGGACCGTGCCCGATGAGCCCCGCGTCACCGAGAACACCGTCAGCGTGCGCTACCTGGTCGACGACGTCGCCGCGTCCGTCGACTTCTACACCACGCACTTCGGCTTCACGCCCCACGTCGACGCGTCGCCCGCCTTCGCCGACGTCCTCCGGGGCAACCTCCGCCTGCTGCTGAGCGGCCCGCTCAGCTCGGCGGGGCAGCCCATGGCCGACGGCGAGCGGCCACGCGCGGGCGGTTGGAACCGCATCCACCTGATCGTCGACGACCTCGACGCCGAGATCGCCCGCCTCGAGGGTGAGGGGGTGACCTTCCGCAACGAGGTCGTCCGTGGCCCCGGCGGCGCCCAGGTCCTGGTGGTCGACCCCTCGGGCAACTTCGTCGAGCTCTTCCAGTCCGCCTTCCACTGAGGGTCTCGCGGGCGTCGGGTCACGGGCACGACGCGTCCGGGCTCAGGCGAAGATGCGACCCCAGCCCTCGGAGGACGGTGCCAGGAAGACGGTGGTGAGGGTCATGCGCTCGTGGCGCCACACGCCGTCGGTGCCGCGGGCGTAGACGTCGTCCTCGACGCCGCTCATCCACTTCGTCGACCCGTCGGCGAACGTGCAGGGGGCGAGGATGTCCCACCGCCCGGTGGCGCGGGTGGCCTCGTCGTCCACCTGGATCTGCGGCTTCACGAAGAGGTGGCGGGAGAACGTGAGCGGCGAGGTGGCCAGGCGGGCGGCGATCTCCGCCCGGCCCGTCGCCGTCCCGAGCGCCGGCCCGCCGTCCCAGACCCCGTCCTCGGTGAAGGTGGCGGCGATGGCATCCGCGATGCGGGCCAGGTCGTCCTCGTCTTTCAACCGCCCCCGCTCGAAGCGGGAGTCGACGAGGTCGCCGTACCGGGCCTTCAGCTCGTGGATGGCGAGCACCGCCTCGGCGGCGTCGAGGCGGCGCCGGAGCGTCCGGATCTCCGCCCACAGTTCCTAGTCGTCGGCGCTCATCGGCCCCTTCCTACCGCAACCCCGCCGTGCTGGACGCGAACTCGACGCAATGACCGTCGGATTCCGACCGCCATTGCGTCGAGTTCGGCGTTGCTCGGTGAGGTCAGGCCGGAGCGATGGCGTCCTCGTCCAGAAGCGGGGAGGGCCGGAAGCCCTTGAAGGTCAGGAGGAAGCCGAGCGACAGCTCCCAGAGCGCCAGCGGCACGACCAGCACCGAGGGGCTGGACACCTGGTCCCAGGCCCCGAAGAGCGTGCCGAGGCTGGCGGTGAGCAGGAGGGGGGCGCCGACGAGGCCCATGGTCGGAAGCCAGCGGGGGACCAGGCGGGAGCGGTACAGGAGCGAGCCGAGCAGCAGAGCGTTGATGGCGGGCATCATCCCGGGACCGAACAGGAAGCTCCAGTCGTGCAGGGCCAGCAGGGCCTGCCCGGTGACGTTCAGAGACGTGGCCGCCTCGGCGCCGGTGCCGACGAAGTCTTCGCGAAGGGTCACCATGGCCATGACGGCGATGGCGCCGACGGTGAGGATGGCCCCCTCCAGGGTCCGGCTGACGACGAAGCCGAGGGAGCTGGAGCGGCTCTGGCGCCGGACGACCGGGTACAGGGCGACGGCGGAGGCGATGCCGGCCACGCCGCAGATGAAGTCGAACAAGGCCGCCCAGGTCACCCCCGTGGTGCTGCCGGCGCCGAGGATGAAGTCGGCGTCGTCCAGCGGCGCCTTCATGGCCAGGGTCGGGATGGAGAAGACGAAGGTGAGCAGGTAGGCCACACCGGCCGCGAGGGCGAGCTTGCGGGACCGGGTCATCGGCGTGCGGCGGCCGCCTGTGGCCGGGCGGGTGCGGTGCTGCGGGGCGGTCGCTTCGGTGGTGCGGACGTCGGTGGTCATGGGTGGTTCCCTTCGGGGTCGGAGCCGGGGCTCGTGGTCGGAGGTGCCGGCGGACGGGGGCGGACCCGGGTGACCGAGAGCAGCGGCACGCCGAGGTCGCGCAGCCGCTGGAGGACGCCGTGGAGGGCGGCCTGGTCGACCACGGGTCCGTGGAGGACGGTGGTGCCGTCCGCCTCGACCCGCAGGGTCAACCCGTCGAACCACGTCGCCCAGCGAGCGTCGAGGTGGCCCTCGACGTGGATCTCGTAGTCGGCGGGTCCGTTCTCGTCTGCTGGCACGCAGGCACCGTCTCAACCGATGTGGTGAGCGCGGATCACCACGTGTGGTGATCTTCGTGGTGACCCGGGCCCCCGGGTGGTCGCTACAGGCCGAGCTCGTCGGCGCGCCGGACTGCGGCCCGGCGGCTGGTGACGCCGAGTTTGGCGTAGATGTGCTTGGTGTGGGTGCGGACGGTGTTGAGCGACACGATCAGCTCGCGGGCGATGTCGGGGCCGCTCAGGTCGGACCGGAGGAGGCGCAAGACGTCGAGCTCGCGCTCGCTCAGGGGCTCGACCAGGCCGGCCTGGTTCGCCGGGCGGTCGGGCGCCCCGGAGGCGCCGGCGTCGGTATCGCCCTCGGCGGCTGCCAGCACGGTCGCCGCGGCCCCGGCGGCGGTGCCGTGCTTCGCGGCCAACTGGAGGAGCTCGACCATCGGCGGCCCCTCGTCGAGGAAGGCGCGGACGTCCCCTTCGGGCGCGGTGAGCTCGAGGGCACGGTCGAGCGGGACGAGCGCGGCGCGGACGTCGCCGCGGGCCTGCCGGGCGAGCGCCTGGAGGACGAGCACCTCGACGACGGTGCCGGTCCGGCCCCCGGCGTCGGCGGCGACGAGCAGGCGGTCGAGGAGCGGCTCGGCGTCGGCGGACCCCTCGGCGAGGAGCAGGCGGGCGAGGGTGACGTGTTCGAACTCGTGGAGGTAGTCGTGCTCGTCGGTGGGGGAGAGCTGCCGCTCGTCGGCCCAGCGCCGGGCCTCGTGGAGCTCGCCCCGCCGGATCCGGAGGCGGGCACGGACGGCGGGGACGGGCCGGACGTCGGGCGAGTAGTCGCCGAAGTAGACGGCGGCGGCCTCGTCGAGCAGGGCGAGGGCGGCGTCGAGGTCGCCCTCGACCTGGCACAGGTGGGCCCGGACGACCCGCCACCGGTAGGGGTTCTGCGGGAGGGCCCCGTTGTCGCCGAGTGCGTGGCTGGCGTCCAGGTGCCGCCGGGTGCCGGCGAGGTCGCCGCCGGCGAGGGCGACGCCGGCCAGGCCCACGTGCATGTCGGCCGCGCCGCGCAGGACGGGGCCCCCGGGCGGCTCGACCAGCGCCAGGGCCCGCTCGAAGGTGGCGGCGGCGTCGCGCCGGCGACCCAGGGTGAGGCGCATGTCCGCCAGTGCGATCGCGCACCCCGCCGCGTCCGCGAGGTGCCCGGCTGCCTCCAGCGCGTCCAGCGCCTCCCCGTACCGGTCGGCGGCCTGGCTTAGATCGCCGATGCTCCAGAGCGCCAGCCCCAGGAGCGCAGAGGCACTGCCCCGGCTGAGGTGCTCGTCGTCGTCCATCAGGGCGAGGGCGCGCTCGGCGTGGGCGATGGTGGCCGCGGGGTCGCCGGCCAGGTGCGCGAGCCCGGCCCGGTAGACGGCGATCTGGGTCGGAAGGCGCCGCCGGCGCTCGGCGTCCCCCTCCGGGCGCGCCCCGGCGGGCCCCCCGGCCGCTGGCGTCGCGGCGGGTTCGGGGGCGTCGGAAGACAGGAGGACCTCGGCCCGGTCGAGCAGCTCGGCCACGCCGGCGGTCTGTCCGTGGACCATGCGCACGCCCACCAGGTCGACGGTCAACACCGGCCGTTCGGCGATCACCTCGTCGGGCAGCGCGTCGAGCCAGGCGGCGATGGTGGCCTCGCCCCGCGTCTGGTGGAGGCCGGGAGCCGCGCGTTCGACGAGATCGGCGGCGCGCTCGGGGTCGTGGCCGGCCAGCGCGTGGGCGATGGCCTCCGCCGGGTCGCCCTGCTCGTCCCACCACGCCGCCGCCCGGCGGTGGAGCTCGTCGACCCGCTCGGGATGCTCGTCGAGCAGGCGGGCGCGGAGGACGTCGGCGAAGAGGTGGTGGTACCGGTACCAGCGCCGGCGGTCGTCCAGCGGGATCAGGAAGAGGTTGGCCCGCTCGAGGGAGTCGAGCGTCGCGCCGCCGTCGCGGTCGCCCGATCCGCCGCCGGTGACGGCGTCGCACAACGGACCGGTCAGGCGGGTGAGGATCGACGTCTCGAGGAGGAAGGTGTGGACGTCCTCGGGTTGACGCTCCAGCACCTCGCCGGCGAGGTAGTCGACGACGTAGCGGTCGTCCCCCGCGAAGTCGGCGATGAACCCGTGGGGGTCGCCCCGCCCCTGCATCGACAGCGCCGCCAGCTGGAGGGCGGCGGCCCAGCCCTCGGTGCGCTCCTCGAGCGCGGCGACGTCGTCCGGGTCGAGGGCCAGTCCCATCGGGCCGTTGAGGTAGGCGCCGGCCTCGTCGGGGGTGAAGCGGAGATCGGCGGCCCGCACCTCGACGAGTTCGCCTCGGGCGCGGAGGCGGGCCAGGGGCAACGGTGGATCCGAGCGGGTGGTCACGACGAGGTGGATCCGCTCCGGCAGGTGGTCGACGAGGAAGGCGAGGCCCTCGTGGACCTCGGCCCGCCCGACGGCATGGAGGTCGTCGAGGACGAGAACGACGTCGTGGTCGGTGCGGCTGAGGTCGTTGACCAGCACGGCGAGGACGGCCTCGAGGTCGACCGCGGCGGCGCTGAGCTCGGCCAGCGCACCCTCGCCTGTCGGGCCCAGGGCCGTGGTCACGTAGGTCCAGAACTGCGTGGGCTCGTCGTCGCGTTCGTCGAGTGAGACCCAGGCCACGTGGGCGTCGAGCCCGCCGACCCAGTCGGCCACGAGGGTCGTCTTGCCGAAGCCCGCCGGGGCGGACACGAGGGTGACGGCCGCGTCGGCGTCGAGCGGGACACGGAGCCGGGCGCGCGCGACGAGGTTGCGCCGCCGGCGGGGCACGTGCAGCTTCGTCTCGAGCAGCGGGCCCGGCACCACCCTCCCCCCTGTCGGCCGGCCCCCACGGTAGGGCGCGGCCGCACCCGTCGGCGCGTGCGACGTGCCGGAGCGGGGCGGGGTGGGTCGGGGTGGTTGGGGGTGGAAAGCCGTGCCGGGGCCCGTGCCCGGGTCAGTCGCCCTCGGCGTCGGCCTCGATCTCGGTGATGGGCCCCTCGGTGAAGAGGTAGGTCCGCAGGTGGCGGTCGAGCTCGGCGTCGTTGCGTCGAAGCCACTCGAGCACCATCGCCGCGTGCTCCTTCTCCTCATCGCGGTTGTGGGCGAGGATCGCCGCCAGCTCCTCGTCCTGGGTGGCGGCGACCCGCTGGTCGTACCAGTCGACCGCCTCCAGCTCCTCCATGATCGAGGCGATCGCCCGGTGGCGGTCCAGCACCTCCTCGGGCAGTCGCTCGATCGGTTCGTGGAACCCTTCACTTGCCATGGCGTGCTCCTCGTCCTGTGCGTCGGCAGGCCCGTCCGCGGGCGCGGCCGGTCGGCGTTCCGTACCCCGCCGGCGGCGGCGCCAGCACCTCGCTCTGCGCCGGGAGGCGGAGGCCCGGCACGGTCGCCGCCGTGGTCCAGGTCGGCGCGCCTCGGCAGAACGGCCGCGAAGAAGAAGGGGCCGCCCGCTCGTGCCGGATGCCACCCGGACCGGCCTCGCCACGCTCGGCGGCCGGATCTGCTCGGGGTTTCCCCCCGGCGCCAGTCGTTGGAGGAAATACCTCCCGTCTACGGGGGCTATTTCCTCCAACGGGGCTCGGCAGGCCGGTGCGACCGGCGCCGGCGCCACGCTCGGTGGTGA
The genomic region above belongs to Acidimicrobiales bacterium and contains:
- a CDS encoding ferritin; translation: MASEGFHEPIERLPEEVLDRHRAIASIMEELEAVDWYDQRVAATQDEELAAILAHNRDEEKEHAAMVLEWLRRNDAELDRHLRTYLFTEGPITEIEADAEGD
- a CDS encoding DUF4386 domain-containing protein, whose product is MTTDVRTTEATAPQHRTRPATGGRRTPMTRSRKLALAAGVAYLLTFVFSIPTLAMKAPLDDADFILGAGSTTGVTWAALFDFICGVAGIASAVALYPVVRRQSRSSSLGFVVSRTLEGAILTVGAIAVMAMVTLREDFVGTGAEAATSLNVTGQALLALHDWSFLFGPGMMPAINALLLGSLLYRSRLVPRWLPTMGLVGAPLLLTASLGTLFGAWDQVSSPSVLVVPLALWELSLGFLLTFKGFRPSPLLDEDAIAPA
- a CDS encoding VOC family protein, with product MPDEPRVTENTVSVRYLVDDVAASVDFYTTHFGFTPHVDASPAFADVLRGNLRLLLSGPLSSAGQPMADGERPRAGGWNRIHLIVDDLDAEIARLEGEGVTFRNEVVRGPGGAQVLVVDPSGNFVELFQSAFH
- a CDS encoding nuclear transport factor 2 family protein, which gives rise to MLAIHELKARYGDLVDSRFERGRLKDEDDLARIADAIAATFTEDGVWDGGPALGTATGRAEIAARLATSPLTFSRHLFVKPQIQVDDEATRATGRWDILAPCTFADGSTKWMSGVEDDVYARGTDGVWRHERMTLTTVFLAPSSEGWGRIFA